In one window of Paraflavitalea soli DNA:
- a CDS encoding TonB-dependent receptor — MFKLIPLILLLLTWIAGSAQTTVSGKVKDGKGRLINGASIAIKDSYDGGTSDSTGQYRFKTTEKGEQTLLVTSIGYKLYEQKVTLSGTSITVDVLLKEEPNELTAVVITAGTFEASDTKRATVLNPIDIVTTASANGDITSAIKTLPGAQQVGESEGLFVRGGTAQETKVFIDGTLVNNFFFSSVPDIAQRGRFTPFIFKGTVFSSGGYSALYGQALSAALILESIDLPEQSSASLGISTVGLSGGYQQLSKKKNASWGINYNYTNLAAYFALVKQRVDNFHTPEFHNGEFNFRVKTSKTGMLKFYGYSNYSNLGVRRGDIDSTDLKNAFKLTNFNVYANLSWKEKLGKKWKLYMGTSYSDNTDKINNELQNQANEPQHIEDDPYGSKSFQAKSYGSLAQIKAVLERRLYGLSAIRFGGEYMYFKDRTDFTNRFVAKTQNSIDDQFKAAFAETDIYITNDLAAKVGGRLEHSSLLNKANIVPRISLAYKLTDKAQASLAYGVFYQKPEKDYFLRGYTFNDLAYTKATHYIANVQKVTRDYTLRVEAFYKKYNELTKTFTSSGSKVIDSVGGGGFGHAKGIEVFWRDRKTFKNVDYWISYSYLDTKRDYLNYPYAIQPNFAAKHTASLVVKKFVSKLKTQFNGSYTFASGRPYYNIRYDNGSAKFTIAEQGKTIPYHSMSFSVNYLPNIGKQGAKRFAVWVFSVNNVIGNNQVFGYNFSADGTRKEAVGPTAKRFFFLGCFLSFGVDRTDDVINSNL, encoded by the coding sequence ATGTTCAAATTGATTCCCCTCATCCTTTTACTCCTCACCTGGATCGCAGGTTCAGCCCAGACCACCGTATCCGGCAAAGTGAAGGATGGGAAAGGCCGCCTCATTAACGGCGCCAGTATAGCCATCAAAGACTCTTACGACGGAGGCACCTCCGATTCTACCGGTCAATACCGGTTCAAAACCACCGAAAAAGGAGAACAGACCCTGCTGGTCACCTCCATCGGTTACAAATTGTACGAGCAAAAGGTCACCCTCTCCGGCACATCCATCACCGTGGATGTGCTGCTCAAAGAGGAACCCAACGAGTTGACAGCCGTAGTGATCACCGCCGGCACCTTCGAAGCCAGCGATACCAAACGCGCCACCGTGCTCAACCCCATCGACATTGTTACCACCGCCAGCGCCAATGGCGATATCACCAGCGCCATCAAAACCCTCCCCGGTGCACAGCAGGTAGGAGAAAGTGAAGGCCTCTTCGTGCGCGGTGGCACCGCCCAGGAAACCAAAGTATTCATCGACGGCACCCTGGTCAATAACTTTTTCTTCAGCAGTGTACCCGATATCGCCCAGCGCGGCCGCTTCACCCCTTTTATTTTTAAAGGAACAGTATTCAGCTCAGGCGGCTACTCTGCCTTATACGGACAGGCTTTGTCCGCTGCACTGATCCTCGAATCCATCGACCTGCCCGAACAATCCTCTGCCAGCCTGGGCATATCTACGGTAGGATTGAGCGGGGGCTATCAACAATTGTCCAAAAAGAAAAACGCCAGCTGGGGCATCAACTACAACTATACCAACCTGGCGGCTTATTTCGCCCTGGTCAAACAAAGGGTAGACAATTTCCATACACCCGAATTTCACAACGGTGAATTTAATTTTCGCGTCAAGACCTCCAAAACAGGGATGCTCAAATTCTATGGCTATTCCAATTACAGCAACCTGGGTGTGCGCAGGGGCGATATAGATTCAACCGATCTTAAAAATGCCTTTAAGCTCACCAACTTCAACGTATACGCCAACCTTTCCTGGAAAGAAAAGCTGGGCAAAAAGTGGAAACTCTATATGGGTACTTCCTACAGTGACAACACCGACAAGATCAACAATGAATTGCAGAACCAGGCCAACGAGCCCCAGCATATAGAAGATGATCCCTATGGTAGCAAAAGCTTCCAGGCCAAATCCTATGGAAGCCTCGCCCAGATCAAGGCCGTATTGGAAAGAAGACTCTATGGCCTGAGCGCTATCCGCTTTGGCGGCGAATACATGTACTTTAAAGACCGTACCGATTTCACCAACCGCTTTGTAGCCAAAACACAAAACAGTATCGACGACCAGTTCAAAGCTGCCTTTGCCGAGACGGATATTTACATCACCAACGACCTGGCAGCCAAAGTAGGCGGACGGCTCGAACATTCCTCCCTGCTGAACAAAGCCAATATTGTTCCCCGCATTTCACTCGCCTACAAGCTCACCGATAAAGCACAGGCATCACTGGCCTACGGCGTATTTTACCAAAAGCCCGAGAAGGATTATTTCCTGCGGGGTTATACCTTCAACGACCTGGCCTATACAAAAGCCACCCACTACATTGCCAATGTACAGAAGGTGACCAGGGATTACACCCTGCGCGTGGAAGCCTTTTACAAGAAATACAACGAGCTCACCAAAACCTTTACCTCCAGCGGCAGCAAGGTGATCGACAGTGTGGGCGGCGGCGGCTTTGGCCATGCAAAAGGTATTGAAGTGTTCTGGAGAGACCGTAAGACCTTCAAGAATGTTGATTACTGGATCTCTTACTCCTATCTCGATACCAAAAGGGATTACCTCAATTATCCCTATGCTATTCAGCCCAACTTCGCAGCCAAACATACAGCCAGCCTGGTGGTAAAGAAGTTTGTTTCCAAACTCAAAACACAGTTCAACGGTTCTTATACCTTTGCCTCTGGCCGGCCTTATTACAATATCCGCTACGACAATGGCAGCGCCAAATTCACCATTGCAGAGCAGGGTAAGACCATCCCCTACCACAGCATGAGCTTTAGTGTCAACTACCTGCCCAATATCGGTAAGCAGGGCGCTAAAAGATTTGCCGTATGGGTGTTCTCCGTCAACAATGTGATCGGCAACAACCAGGTATTCGGCTACAACTTCTCTGCCGATGGCACACGGAAAGAAGCCGTGGGCCCAACAGCCAAACGTTTCTTCTTCCTCGGTTGCTTCCTGAGTTTTGGCGTAGACCGTACAGACGATGTGATCAATAGTAATTTATAA
- a CDS encoding winged helix-turn-helix domain-containing protein — protein MEFKELDPILHSQLRLAVVSLLISVKEAEFTFIKEKTNATAGNLSVQINKLKEAGYIEVIKQFKDNYPQTTCKITPLGVKAFEEYVQNLQSYLGVKK, from the coding sequence ATGGAATTTAAAGAATTAGATCCTATACTTCATTCCCAGCTCCGGCTGGCTGTTGTTTCACTCCTGATCAGTGTGAAGGAAGCAGAATTTACTTTTATCAAAGAGAAGACCAATGCTACCGCAGGCAACCTCAGTGTGCAGATCAATAAGCTAAAAGAAGCCGGCTATATAGAGGTCATCAAACAATTCAAGGACAACTACCCCCAAACCACCTGCAAAATAACACCCCTCGGCGTAAAGGCTTTTGAAGAATACGTACAGAATTTACAATCTTACTTAGGCGTGAAGAAGTAG
- a CDS encoding Ig-like domain-containing protein, with protein MKRNFTLLMVSAWVLLSSLGANAQVNEKFNSRSGVSLSQVKGHLQQHCWVINDFNVNDGWTPGIEGDGAMVSSNTTASNSTTQSTGIYTQVLDIPGEVKVSFRYKLETALAAGSTRWIKIYLATADLINAGPAMATITMNSSTVAGQEYTFSQKFGPVGSGPYRVFLQYGGTNGNTRVAIDSLIIDAPLYYPSGCNSAPVAVNDNFNGAANHNASGDVTLNDSDPEFESFDAYLTQQSAHGTVVLNTDGTFTFTPNPGFAGTSTTFKYRICDFGYIPQCSQEATVTLTFATAGTLPVSLVDFKGLYKDEGNVELSWTTNFESNSDRFEVERSFDGLKWEVVGTIKTGGNSTVKKDYDFVDKVGRNTVARKDIYYRLKQVDLDARTALSKILIVRVYNTRSLKMVSVSPNPTKNDIAVTVQLNEDSYIVMKVLNASGAEVMRKSAKAGTGSNSYLIDGSSNLKPGMYVLEVTINSKERMIVKLIKE; from the coding sequence ATGAAACGGAATTTTACACTCCTTATGGTATCCGCATGGGTACTCCTCTCTTCTCTCGGGGCAAATGCTCAGGTAAATGAAAAGTTTAACTCACGCTCAGGCGTATCTCTTTCCCAGGTAAAAGGTCATCTTCAACAACATTGCTGGGTTATTAACGATTTCAATGTGAATGATGGCTGGACGCCCGGCATCGAAGGTGATGGCGCCATGGTTTCTTCCAACACTACTGCTTCTAATTCTACTACACAATCTACCGGTATCTATACCCAGGTATTGGACATTCCTGGTGAAGTAAAGGTTTCTTTCCGTTACAAATTAGAAACGGCCCTGGCAGCGGGTTCTACCCGGTGGATCAAGATCTATTTAGCAACTGCTGATCTGATCAATGCCGGTCCTGCTATGGCTACCATTACTATGAACAGCAGCACGGTTGCTGGTCAGGAATATACTTTTAGTCAAAAATTCGGACCCGTAGGTTCAGGCCCTTACCGGGTGTTCCTCCAATACGGCGGCACTAATGGAAACACCAGGGTGGCCATTGATAGTCTTATTATAGATGCTCCGCTTTATTATCCGTCTGGTTGTAACTCAGCACCCGTTGCAGTTAATGATAACTTCAACGGTGCTGCCAACCACAACGCTTCGGGTGATGTAACGCTGAACGACAGTGATCCTGAGTTTGAGTCTTTCGACGCTTATCTTACGCAGCAGTCTGCACACGGTACAGTAGTTTTGAATACAGATGGTACTTTCACTTTCACACCTAATCCTGGTTTTGCCGGTACATCTACCACCTTTAAGTACAGGATCTGTGACTTTGGTTATATTCCCCAGTGTTCGCAGGAAGCCACTGTAACCCTCACTTTTGCTACTGCCGGTACACTGCCTGTAAGCCTGGTTGACTTTAAAGGTCTGTACAAAGATGAAGGTAATGTAGAGCTGAGCTGGACCACTAACTTCGAATCCAACAGCGACCGTTTTGAGGTAGAAAGAAGCTTTGATGGTTTGAAATGGGAAGTTGTTGGTACGATCAAGACGGGTGGTAACTCAACGGTGAAGAAAGATTATGACTTTGTCGATAAAGTAGGCCGTAACACAGTAGCGAGAAAAGACATCTACTACCGCCTGAAACAAGTGGACCTGGATGCAAGGACTGCACTGAGCAAGATATTGATCGTGCGTGTGTACAATACACGCTCCCTGAAAATGGTAAGTGTAAGTCCTAATCCTACCAAGAATGATATTGCCGTAACGGTTCAATTGAACGAGGATTCGTACATCGTGATGAAAGTGCTGAATGCAAGTGGTGCGGAAGTAATGCGCAAGAGTGCCAAAGCGGGTACTGGTTCTAACAGTTACCTGATCGATGGCAGCAGCAATCTGAAACCTGGCATGTATGTACTGGAAGTAACTATCAACAGCAAAGAACGTATGATCGTTAAGCTGATCAAAGAATAA
- a CDS encoding ABC transporter ATP-binding protein, with product MSVIIQVNHLSKYYKELKAVDDISFTVNQGDIYGFLGQNGAGKSTTIRMLLTLIEPTNGHIELFGMDLKKHRKDILRQIGAVIERPDLYKYLTAYECLSLFARMSGIRANKQQLMAQLEQVGLQERAQSKVKTFSQGMKQRLGISVALVHDPQLIILDEPTNGLDPQGIADIRNLILQLSKQQGKTILISSHLLYEIEMTANRMIIIDKGKKIAEGSVKELFDPSSMLIQVSFANTAEVAVQLQHSKWKDLIKTQEQNNIVFQMDEQQVPALTADLVNMGAAITALQPQHSLEAYFLALTTANRHVDTFTN from the coding sequence ATGTCGGTCATCATACAGGTTAATCACCTCAGCAAATACTACAAAGAATTAAAAGCGGTCGATGATATCTCATTTACCGTGAACCAGGGCGATATATATGGCTTCCTGGGCCAGAATGGCGCTGGTAAATCCACCACTATTCGCATGTTGCTCACGTTGATAGAACCTACTAACGGTCATATTGAGCTGTTTGGCATGGACCTTAAAAAGCACCGCAAGGACATATTAAGACAAATAGGCGCCGTGATCGAACGGCCCGATCTGTATAAATACCTTACCGCCTATGAATGCCTCTCCCTCTTTGCACGCATGAGCGGTATAAGGGCCAACAAGCAGCAACTGATGGCGCAGCTGGAGCAGGTAGGATTGCAGGAACGGGCACAAAGTAAAGTAAAGACCTTCTCGCAGGGCATGAAGCAGCGCCTTGGCATTTCCGTAGCCCTGGTACATGATCCGCAACTGATCATCCTCGATGAACCTACTAATGGTCTCGACCCACAGGGCATCGCCGATATACGCAACCTGATCTTACAGCTTAGTAAGCAACAGGGAAAAACCATCCTTATTTCATCACACCTCCTGTATGAAATAGAAATGACAGCCAACCGGATGATCATTATCGACAAGGGAAAGAAGATTGCAGAGGGCAGTGTGAAAGAATTGTTCGATCCGTCCAGCATGTTGATCCAGGTGAGCTTTGCCAATACAGCGGAGGTAGCCGTACAATTGCAGCACAGCAAGTGGAAAGACCTGATCAAAACACAAGAGCAAAACAATATAGTTTTCCAGATGGATGAGCAGCAGGTGCCCGCACTTACTGCCGACCTGGTCAATATGGGTGCAGCCATTACCGCCCTGCAGCCTCAACACTCCCTGGAAGCTTATTTCCTGGCCTTAACAACAGCCAACCGACATGTGGACACTTTTACAAATTGA
- a CDS encoding ABC transporter permease yields MWTLLQIELFKIFKRPRTYISFVAIAAIVLLIQLALFVDADTYLDLLLQSIRSDFAIDGKIANGYFVCYFILQTLLIHVPLLIALIGGDMIAGEANMGTLRLLASKPISRSSLMLSKFIASVIYTLMLLVWMAFLSLFLSMVVFGVGDLMVFKSSEIIQLKQADVMWRYFAAFGFAAIAMTTVAALSFFLSLFAENSIGPIVATMSIVIVFTILTTMDLPFFNLMKPYLFTSHMLGWKGFFDNPINYGSVFKSAGVLLLHIAGFVGIAIYLFKKKDILS; encoded by the coding sequence ATGTGGACACTTTTACAAATTGAACTCTTTAAGATATTCAAGCGGCCGCGTACCTACATCTCATTTGTAGCCATTGCCGCTATCGTGTTGCTCATCCAGCTGGCGCTGTTTGTTGATGCCGATACCTACCTCGACCTGCTCTTACAATCCATCCGGTCCGACTTTGCCATTGACGGCAAGATTGCCAATGGATACTTTGTATGTTATTTTATCCTACAAACCTTATTGATCCACGTGCCTTTACTGATCGCCCTGATCGGGGGAGATATGATCGCCGGCGAAGCCAATATGGGTACCCTCCGCCTGCTGGCCAGTAAGCCCATCAGCCGCAGCTCATTGATGTTGTCCAAGTTTATTGCCAGTGTGATCTATACCCTGATGCTGCTGGTGTGGATGGCCTTCCTTTCCCTGTTCCTGTCGATGGTGGTATTTGGCGTGGGCGACCTGATGGTCTTTAAAAGTTCGGAGATCATTCAGCTCAAACAGGCCGATGTGATGTGGCGCTACTTTGCGGCTTTTGGATTTGCCGCCATTGCCATGACTACCGTAGCGGCACTCTCCTTCTTCTTATCACTCTTTGCAGAAAATTCCATCGGACCCATCGTGGCTACCATGAGTATTGTAATAGTATTTACCATCCTCACCACCATGGACCTGCCCTTCTTTAATTTAATGAAGCCCTACCTCTTTACCTCCCATATGCTGGGCTGGAAAGGGTTCTTCGATAATCCCATCAATTATGGCAGTGTATTCAAATCAGCAGGCGTGCTGCTGCTCCACATAGCAGGGTTCGTAGGCATTGCCATCTACCTGTTCAAAAAGAAAGATATTTTATCGTAG
- a CDS encoding fatty acid desaturase family protein — translation MNMRSGKELILATKPFAKEIRSKSWFHTLTTLGVTILALAGTVLLPWLGARIASSLLAGLLLVRMFVIYHDHQHHTILHKSKLAEAIMTVFGIYMLAPTSIWKRSHDHHHKHNSKLFSASIGSFPIATKQKYQNMSAGERIGYLAIRHPLTIGLGYFTMFLLGMCVGSFVSSPRKHFDALLALVLHVAAATCIFIFLGWQAWLLLFFVPFLIAFALGSYLFYAQHNFPGVTFCCNTEWAYDKAALESSSYMTMSPVMHWFTANIGYHHIHHLNAKIPFYRLPEVMAHFPELQVAKTTSLHPRDIIACLRLKVWDQDKSEMVSLKGITVTRRKRKLVTA, via the coding sequence ATGAATATGAGGTCCGGGAAAGAGCTGATATTGGCTACCAAGCCTTTTGCCAAAGAGATCAGGAGTAAAAGTTGGTTCCATACGCTTACAACACTTGGGGTCACCATCCTGGCCCTGGCCGGAACAGTTTTATTGCCCTGGCTCGGTGCAAGAATAGCCTCCAGCCTGCTGGCCGGATTGCTGCTGGTGCGCATGTTTGTGATCTACCACGACCACCAGCACCATACCATCTTACACAAATCGAAGCTGGCCGAAGCCATCATGACCGTTTTCGGTATCTATATGCTGGCTCCTACCAGTATCTGGAAACGCTCGCACGACCATCACCATAAGCATAATTCCAAATTATTCAGCGCCAGCATCGGTTCCTTTCCCATTGCCACTAAGCAGAAATACCAGAATATGTCGGCCGGAGAAAGGATCGGCTACCTCGCTATCCGCCATCCGCTCACGATCGGGCTGGGTTATTTCACCATGTTCCTGCTGGGTATGTGTGTAGGCTCTTTTGTGAGCAGTCCGCGTAAGCACTTCGACGCCTTGCTCGCATTGGTATTGCATGTTGCCGCCGCCACCTGTATTTTTATTTTCCTCGGCTGGCAGGCCTGGCTCCTGCTGTTCTTTGTGCCCTTCCTGATCGCTTTTGCGCTTGGTTCTTATTTATTCTATGCGCAGCATAATTTTCCCGGTGTTACCTTTTGCTGCAATACCGAATGGGCGTATGATAAAGCTGCGCTCGAATCATCCAGCTATATGACCATGAGCCCTGTGATGCATTGGTTCACCGCTAATATCGGCTACCACCATATTCACCACCTCAATGCCAAAATACCTTTCTATCGCCTGCCTGAGGTGATGGCGCACTTCCCCGAATTGCAGGTAGCCAAAACGACCTCGCTGCATCCCCGGGATATCATTGCCTGCCTGCGCCTGAAAGTGTGGGACCAGGACAAAAGCGAAATGGTGAGCTTAAAAGGCATTACTGTAACCCGGAGAAAGCGCAAACTGGTTACGGCTTAA
- a CDS encoding lysophospholipid acyltransferase family protein → MAVLSYYIALPFLYFLSVLPFRALYLLSDVFCFVLYHVIGYRKKVVFDNLRNSFPEKSDSEIKAIRKHFYRYFCDLFLETFKTLTISSDSMLKHCSMEPAAEALFNGFAAENKSIVIVMGHYGNWEWAGNTFSLRCKHQLYVIYHPLANQHFNRLTIKMRTRFGTKLIAMKDTFREMVQNRGHLSATAFIADQTPSPDRAYWMNFLNQDTPVFPGTEKISQKMNYPIVYVSIKKIKRGYYTLTADTLMMPPYNNIREGEITEAHTKRLEADIINNPETWLWTHRRWKHKRPNI, encoded by the coding sequence TTGGCCGTATTGAGCTATTATATAGCCCTACCCTTTTTGTATTTCCTATCTGTGCTGCCTTTTCGCGCACTGTACCTGTTATCAGATGTCTTTTGCTTTGTTTTGTACCATGTGATCGGCTACCGGAAAAAGGTGGTTTTTGACAACCTGCGCAACTCTTTCCCTGAAAAAAGCGACTCCGAGATCAAAGCCATCCGCAAACATTTCTACCGTTACTTCTGTGATCTTTTCCTGGAAACATTCAAAACACTGACAATCAGTAGTGATTCCATGCTAAAACATTGTAGTATGGAACCAGCGGCAGAGGCCTTGTTCAATGGGTTTGCCGCCGAGAATAAAAGTATTGTGATCGTGATGGGTCATTACGGCAACTGGGAATGGGCGGGCAATACGTTCAGCCTCAGGTGCAAGCACCAGTTGTATGTGATCTATCATCCACTGGCCAATCAGCATTTTAACAGGTTGACTATAAAAATGCGCACGCGGTTTGGTACTAAGCTCATTGCCATGAAAGATACGTTCAGGGAAATGGTGCAAAACAGGGGACATTTATCCGCTACTGCTTTCATCGCCGATCAAACACCATCACCTGACAGAGCTTATTGGATGAACTTTCTGAACCAGGATACACCTGTTTTTCCAGGTACAGAGAAGATCTCTCAGAAAATGAATTATCCGATCGTTTATGTATCGATCAAAAAAATAAAACGGGGCTATTATACGTTAACCGCTGACACTTTAATGATGCCGCCTTATAATAACATCCGCGAGGGTGAAATTACTGAAGCACACACCAAAAGACTGGAAGCAGATATCATCAATAACCCGGAAACCTGGCTGTGGACACACCGCCGGTGGAAGCATAAGCGACCAAACATTTAG
- a CDS encoding Gfo/Idh/MocA family protein: MRKDASNHSSRRDFVKQSSLIAGGLIAAPLFSKANYFSGADDVIKVALIGCGGRGTGAAMQALLTKQNVKLVAMADAFSDRLERCYKSLTADSKSGDKTVKDRVDVPAERRFVGFDGYLKAIPLADVVILATPPGFRPIHFEEAVKQNKHIFMEKPVATDPAGVQKVLAAAEQAKAKKLNVVVGLQRHYQNSYRELFKKKNLIGDITSAQAWWNNDGVWVNKRQPGQTEMEYQMRNWYYFVWLCGDHIAEQHIHNIDVINWFKGGYPVKAQGMGGRQVRKGKEYGEIFDHHYVEFHYADGSILNSQCRHIPGTMSKVDELLVGTKGIIQTGAANIVSSKGKVLYQYDTKLENNPYQTEHDELFAAIAKGEYKFADAENGAKSTMTSILGRMATYTGQVIEWDKAINSGIDLHPKQYDFAATPPVLPDADGFYPVATPGVTKYGF, encoded by the coding sequence ATGCGTAAAGATGCATCCAACCATTCTTCCCGGCGTGATTTTGTGAAACAGTCCTCGCTGATTGCCGGCGGATTGATCGCCGCCCCTCTCTTTTCCAAAGCCAATTATTTTTCAGGCGCTGATGACGTTATTAAAGTAGCCCTCATCGGCTGTGGCGGCCGGGGTACCGGCGCTGCTATGCAGGCCCTGCTTACCAAGCAAAATGTAAAGCTGGTAGCCATGGCCGATGCCTTCAGCGACCGCCTGGAAAGATGCTATAAATCATTGACCGCCGATTCCAAATCGGGCGATAAGACGGTGAAGGACCGCGTGGATGTGCCTGCAGAAAGGCGTTTTGTAGGTTTTGATGGCTACCTGAAAGCCATTCCCCTGGCCGATGTGGTGATCCTGGCCACGCCTCCCGGTTTCAGGCCCATTCACTTCGAAGAAGCGGTAAAGCAGAACAAACATATTTTCATGGAAAAGCCGGTGGCTACTGATCCTGCCGGTGTACAAAAAGTACTGGCTGCGGCAGAACAGGCCAAAGCTAAAAAGCTGAATGTAGTAGTGGGTTTACAACGCCATTACCAGAACAGCTATCGTGAACTGTTTAAAAAGAAAAACCTCATTGGCGATATCACTTCCGCACAAGCGTGGTGGAACAACGACGGTGTGTGGGTAAACAAACGCCAGCCTGGTCAAACGGAAATGGAATACCAGATGCGTAACTGGTATTATTTCGTATGGCTTTGCGGCGATCATATTGCGGAACAACATATCCACAATATTGATGTGATCAACTGGTTCAAAGGCGGCTATCCTGTAAAAGCACAGGGCATGGGCGGCCGCCAGGTGCGTAAAGGAAAAGAGTATGGTGAAATATTTGACCACCACTATGTAGAATTCCACTACGCCGATGGTTCCATCCTCAACAGTCAGTGCCGTCATATTCCCGGCACCATGAGTAAGGTAGATGAACTGTTGGTGGGCACCAAGGGCATTATCCAGACAGGGGCGGCCAATATTGTGAGCAGCAAGGGCAAAGTATTGTACCAGTACGACACGAAACTGGAGAACAATCCTTACCAAACAGAGCATGATGAACTATTCGCAGCCATTGCCAAAGGCGAATACAAATTTGCCGATGCTGAGAATGGCGCCAAAAGCACCATGACCTCTATCCTCGGTCGTATGGCCACCTATACGGGACAGGTGATAGAGTGGGACAAGGCCATTAATTCGGGCATTGACCTCCATCCCAAGCAATATGATTTTGCGGCTACACCGCCCGTATTGCCTGATGCAGATGGATTCTACCCGGTAGCGACACCCGGCGTAACCAAATACGGTTTCTAA
- a CDS encoding formylglycine-generating enzyme family protein: MKRLVLFFYGAAAVSVAQAQQATNFEPYETTIPGSAISFKMLPVPAGKFLMGSAEKDAGKKPDETPQRNVNVSAFWMGRYEVTYDEFLLFFNDESTSRNSEVDVVTRPTPQYIDLSWGMGKQGGFPVNSMSQRTALMYCRWLYKKTGVFYRLPTEAEWEYACRAGTNTVYYFGNDAKLLKDYGWFSVNSKNKYQKVGQKKPNAWGFYDMIGNVAEWTLDHYEEKYFTTIADGATDPSFSTEDTYPKTVRGGGYLDKPEALRSASRGKSDPSWNKRDPQIPKSKWWLTDGMQVGFRLVRPLKAPTAEEADAFYKKYLGN; encoded by the coding sequence GTGAAACGACTGGTGTTATTCTTTTATGGGGCTGCTGCAGTAAGTGTAGCCCAGGCACAGCAAGCAACGAACTTTGAACCCTACGAAACAACGATCCCCGGTTCGGCTATATCTTTTAAAATGCTGCCCGTTCCCGCAGGGAAATTCCTGATGGGCAGCGCTGAAAAGGATGCAGGCAAAAAGCCCGATGAGACGCCACAGCGCAACGTAAATGTCTCCGCCTTCTGGATGGGCCGGTACGAAGTTACGTATGATGAATTCCTGTTGTTCTTCAATGATGAAAGCACCAGCCGCAATTCGGAAGTAGATGTGGTAACAAGACCTACGCCACAATACATCGACCTGAGCTGGGGCATGGGCAAGCAGGGCGGATTTCCGGTAAACAGTATGTCACAGCGCACAGCCCTTATGTATTGCCGGTGGCTGTATAAAAAAACAGGTGTATTCTACCGCCTGCCTACAGAAGCAGAGTGGGAGTATGCCTGCCGGGCTGGCACCAATACCGTTTATTATTTCGGGAATGATGCCAAACTGCTGAAGGATTATGGCTGGTTTAGCGTCAATAGTAAGAACAAGTACCAGAAAGTGGGGCAAAAGAAACCCAATGCCTGGGGGTTTTATGATATGATCGGTAATGTAGCGGAGTGGACCCTCGATCATTACGAGGAGAAATACTTTACAACGATTGCTGATGGCGCTACCGACCCTTCTTTCAGCACAGAGGATACGTACCCGAAGACCGTGCGTGGCGGTGGATACCTCGATAAGCCAGAGGCTTTGCGCAGCGCCAGTCGTGGTAAATCAGATCCCTCCTGGAACAAACGTGATCCGCAGATACCCAAAAGCAAATGGTGGCTCACAGATGGGATGCAGGTAGGTTTCCGCCTGGTACGCCCCTTGAAGGCGCCAACAGCTGAAGAGGCAGACGCCTTTTATAAAAAATACCTCGGTAATTAG